From a region of the Palaeococcus ferrophilus DSM 13482 genome:
- a CDS encoding inorganic phosphate transporter produces MLGIAAALFMAWAIGANDSAKAVGTAVGSGILGFKNAVTLIGVFTLLGVLVGTSNVSNTVTRLADGIGSGGVFLVLFSAAIAVTLASLWGRPISTSQSIVGALAGASLALGLPMDWGTVGRIVLAWVLSPVASALLAIGIYNVYKPIIRRAKSLATIEVVQKWLVFLAAAYSSFNLGTNELANVIGLSGRIGMGSPGPILALALTLGALTFSRGVMMTVGKHISVLSPTSAFASQFGASLAVTVATLMGLPVSSGQAIVGAIAGLGIYKGEGVNVVVVKDIAAGWVRAPLFAGLLTYVLVGIFTAFSLDF; encoded by the coding sequence ATGCTGGGGATTGCTGCGGCGCTCTTCATGGCGTGGGCGATAGGTGCAAACGACAGTGCAAAGGCGGTTGGAACAGCGGTGGGCTCTGGTATCCTTGGTTTTAAGAACGCGGTGACCTTGATAGGCGTTTTCACCCTCTTGGGTGTGCTTGTGGGCACTTCAAACGTCTCAAACACAGTGACCAGATTGGCGGATGGAATCGGCTCGGGGGGAGTGTTCCTCGTGCTCTTCAGTGCGGCGATTGCAGTGACCCTCGCGAGCTTGTGGGGGCGCCCCATCTCGACGAGCCAGTCAATAGTGGGTGCACTCGCAGGTGCCTCCCTCGCACTGGGCCTCCCAATGGACTGGGGGACGGTGGGCAGGATAGTCCTCGCGTGGGTGCTTTCCCCCGTGGCTTCGGCCCTTCTGGCCATCGGGATTTACAATGTCTACAAACCAATAATACGGCGTGCTAAGAGTCTCGCAACCATTGAGGTTGTTCAAAAATGGCTTGTCTTTTTGGCGGCCGCGTACTCATCCTTCAACCTCGGGACGAACGAGCTTGCGAATGTCATCGGCCTGAGTGGGAGGATTGGAATGGGTTCCCCCGGCCCCATACTGGCGCTGGCCCTCACGTTAGGGGCGCTGACCTTCAGCCGGGGGGTTATGATGACAGTGGGAAAACACATCTCCGTGCTCAGCCCTACATCGGCCTTTGCAAGTCAGTTCGGAGCTTCTCTAGCCGTTACAGTGGCCACCTTAATGGGCCTCCCCGTAAGCTCGGGCCAGGCAATAGTCGGGGCGATAGCTGGCCTCGGCATCTACAAGGGTGAGGGGGTGAACGTTGTGGTCGTTAAAGATATTGCCGCTGGCTGGGTCAGGGCACCCCTCTTTGCGGGACTGCTTACCTACGTTCTCGTGGGTATCTTCACAGCTTTTAGCTTAGACTTTTAA
- a CDS encoding prolyl oligopeptidase family serine peptidase, with product MEDPYAWMENLNDERVLKLVEEENKRFREFVGDLSDELFPEVWKLYSIPTLTGARLTDKGIISMFKEKDRQVIRWLGGDVIVDSKALEAEFNDEVLLQGFTADKSGKRLAYSFSIGGADEGVTRIIDLESEEVIEELKPSVWNVVFLGNGYYFSRFYRHGETPDGVKAPAVRLFWKNEKETLVFGKGLGSGYFMGLRKSTDGKWAMLTVTFGWNKADIYIGPIEAPDLWEKVYSAEVPVEPIDVVGGKLYVLTREGRGLGKVVAVEGEKTIEVIPEDEFPIEWAVVMGDRVLAGRLIHASHRLEVYSLDGEKLDEIAFDLPGSVYPLHTDGERVLLKYESFTVPYRLYEFDGELRLIEEQEVEGDFAVEEDFAVSRDGTKIHYFHVKGKEDNKKVWVFGYGGFNISLTPRFFPQVIPFLKRGGTFAMANLRGGSEYGEKWHRAGMRENKGNVFDDYIAVLSKLKEEGYRVAAWGRSNGGLLVSATLTQRPDVMDAALIGYPVIDMLRFHRLYIGSVWVPEYGNPDDPKDREFLLKYSPYHNVDPNKRYPPTLIYTGLHDDRVHPAHALKFFAKMKEIGAPIYLRVETKSGHMGASPETRARELTDLLAFVLKTT from the coding sequence ATGGAAGATCCGTACGCCTGGATGGAGAACCTCAACGATGAGCGCGTTCTGAAGCTCGTTGAGGAGGAGAACAAGCGTTTCAGAGAGTTCGTCGGAGACCTCAGCGATGAGCTCTTCCCCGAGGTGTGGAAGCTCTATTCAATTCCGACCCTAACGGGGGCGAGACTCACCGACAAAGGCATAATAAGCATGTTTAAAGAAAAGGACAGGCAGGTTATCCGGTGGCTCGGTGGGGATGTCATCGTTGATTCAAAGGCCCTCGAGGCCGAGTTCAACGATGAAGTTCTCCTACAGGGATTCACCGCGGATAAAAGCGGCAAGAGACTCGCCTACAGCTTCTCGATCGGTGGTGCCGACGAAGGGGTGACGAGAATAATAGACCTCGAGAGCGAGGAGGTCATAGAGGAGCTCAAGCCCTCGGTGTGGAACGTTGTCTTTCTGGGGAACGGTTACTACTTCAGCCGCTTCTACAGGCACGGTGAGACTCCAGACGGTGTCAAAGCTCCAGCCGTAAGGCTCTTCTGGAAGAATGAGAAGGAAACCCTGGTTTTCGGAAAGGGCCTCGGTTCGGGCTACTTTATGGGGCTTAGAAAGAGCACCGACGGAAAGTGGGCCATGCTCACCGTAACCTTCGGCTGGAACAAAGCTGATATCTACATCGGCCCGATTGAAGCCCCGGACCTCTGGGAGAAGGTTTACTCCGCGGAGGTTCCCGTGGAGCCCATTGATGTCGTTGGGGGTAAGCTCTACGTCCTCACGAGGGAGGGAAGGGGCCTCGGGAAGGTAGTTGCCGTTGAGGGCGAGAAAACTATCGAAGTCATTCCAGAAGACGAATTCCCGATCGAGTGGGCCGTTGTGATGGGGGATAGGGTACTGGCCGGGAGGTTAATCCACGCCAGCCACAGGCTTGAGGTGTACTCGCTCGACGGTGAGAAGCTCGATGAGATTGCCTTTGACCTTCCCGGAAGCGTCTACCCGCTCCACACCGATGGGGAGAGGGTTCTCCTCAAGTACGAGAGCTTTACCGTGCCCTACAGGCTCTACGAGTTTGATGGTGAGCTTAGGCTCATCGAGGAACAGGAAGTTGAGGGAGACTTTGCCGTCGAGGAGGACTTCGCGGTAAGCAGGGACGGCACTAAAATACACTACTTCCACGTTAAGGGTAAGGAGGACAACAAAAAGGTTTGGGTATTCGGCTACGGCGGCTTCAACATCTCCCTTACCCCGAGGTTCTTCCCGCAGGTCATTCCGTTCCTCAAGCGCGGCGGAACCTTTGCGATGGCGAACCTCCGTGGGGGGAGCGAGTACGGCGAGAAGTGGCACCGCGCTGGAATGAGGGAGAACAAGGGGAACGTCTTCGACGACTACATAGCGGTGCTGAGCAAGCTCAAGGAGGAAGGGTACAGGGTTGCTGCGTGGGGAAGGAGCAACGGCGGACTTTTAGTTTCAGCCACGCTCACGCAGAGGCCGGACGTTATGGACGCGGCCCTAATCGGCTACCCCGTCATCGACATGCTCCGCTTCCACAGGCTCTACATCGGAAGCGTCTGGGTTCCCGAATATGGAAACCCCGACGACCCCAAAGACAGGGAGTTTCTGCTGAAGTACTCCCCCTACCACAACGTTGACCCGAACAAGCGCTATCCTCCAACGCTCATTTACACTGGCCTCCACGACGACCGCGTCCATCCGGCCCATGCGCTCAAGTTCTTCGCGAAGATGAAGGAGATAGGGGCACCGATTTACCTCAGGGTAGAGACCAAGAGCGGCCACATGGGTGCCTCTCCAGAAACGAGGGCGAGGGAGCTGACGGATTTGCTCGCCTTTGTTCTTAAGACTACATGA
- the tgtA gene encoding tRNA guanosine(15) transglycosylase TgtA: MVEFRFDVKARDAAGRIGKLTVNGKTIETPAIMPVINPKQLIVTPKELKEMGFGMVITNSYIIYKTPELRERALESGIHKLLDYDGIIEVDSGSFQLMRYGGVEVTNDEIVRFQHDIGVDVGTFLDIPTPPDAPREKAEEDLRITLERARETREIKEIAMNAAVQGSTYPDLRTYAAKKLSEMDFEIHPIGAVVPLMESYRYRDLVDVVISSKMGLRPDRPVHLFGAGHPMVFALAVAMGIDLFDSASYALYAKDDRYMTPEGTKRLEELEYFPCSCPVCSRYTPQELREMPKEERTRLLALHNLWVIREELNRVKQAIKEGTLWELVDERARSHPKMFAAYKRLLEYKEYLEKNEPVTKASAFFKVSEEALKWPTAVRAKERAERVKTRFPETITHPIFGEIPKYLSLSYPFAQSEGEEDFSIKRPSKNNARSYIMAIAEYQFGEGAGEAFKDAFVELSRKTGMPRQIKVGGEHLATFRADDGLLTLGIEGAKRLLEVLPYPRMRVVVNEDAEPFARKGKSVFAKFVVDADPNIRPYDEVLVVNRRDELLATGQSLLNGEELNAFQSGLAVKVRRGVEK, translated from the coding sequence ATGGTCGAGTTCAGGTTTGATGTTAAGGCGCGAGATGCCGCGGGCAGAATTGGGAAGCTTACCGTTAACGGGAAGACGATAGAAACGCCGGCCATAATGCCGGTTATCAACCCGAAGCAGCTCATCGTGACCCCCAAGGAGCTCAAAGAGATGGGCTTCGGGATGGTTATTACGAACTCCTACATCATCTACAAAACCCCCGAGCTCAGGGAGAGGGCCCTCGAGAGCGGTATCCACAAACTCCTCGACTACGACGGGATAATTGAGGTTGACTCCGGCTCTTTCCAGCTCATGCGCTACGGCGGCGTTGAGGTGACCAACGACGAGATAGTAAGGTTCCAGCACGATATAGGCGTTGACGTAGGCACCTTCCTCGACATTCCAACACCTCCGGACGCGCCGAGGGAGAAAGCGGAGGAAGACCTCAGGATAACCCTCGAAAGGGCCAGGGAGACCAGGGAAATAAAGGAGATAGCCATGAACGCCGCGGTTCAGGGCTCAACTTATCCAGATTTGAGAACTTACGCCGCGAAGAAGCTCAGCGAAATGGACTTTGAGATTCACCCAATTGGCGCCGTCGTTCCGCTCATGGAGAGCTACCGCTACAGGGATTTGGTTGATGTCGTTATTTCATCAAAGATGGGCCTCAGGCCTGATAGGCCGGTTCACCTCTTCGGCGCCGGCCACCCGATGGTTTTCGCCTTAGCCGTTGCGATGGGTATAGACCTCTTCGACTCCGCAAGTTATGCACTCTACGCCAAGGACGACCGCTACATGACACCTGAGGGGACGAAGAGGCTTGAGGAGCTTGAGTACTTCCCGTGCTCCTGCCCGGTCTGCTCCCGCTACACGCCGCAGGAACTCCGCGAGATGCCGAAGGAGGAGAGGACGAGGCTTCTGGCTCTGCACAACCTCTGGGTCATAAGGGAGGAACTCAACAGGGTCAAGCAGGCGATAAAGGAGGGCACGCTGTGGGAACTGGTGGACGAGAGAGCTAGGAGTCATCCAAAGATGTTCGCGGCCTACAAGAGGCTGCTGGAGTATAAGGAGTACCTTGAGAAGAACGAGCCAGTAACCAAGGCTAGCGCTTTCTTCAAGGTTAGCGAGGAGGCTTTGAAGTGGCCGACCGCGGTGAGGGCGAAGGAGAGGGCCGAGCGCGTTAAGACCAGGTTCCCGGAGACGATAACACACCCGATATTCGGCGAAATACCAAAGTACCTCAGCCTGAGCTATCCCTTCGCCCAGAGCGAGGGTGAGGAGGACTTCAGCATAAAAAGGCCCTCCAAGAACAACGCGAGGAGTTACATAATGGCCATCGCCGAGTACCAGTTCGGTGAGGGGGCTGGAGAGGCTTTTAAAGATGCCTTCGTCGAGCTCTCCCGGAAGACGGGAATGCCGAGGCAGATAAAGGTCGGGGGTGAGCATTTAGCGACGTTCAGGGCAGACGACGGACTTTTAACGCTCGGCATTGAAGGGGCCAAGAGGCTCCTTGAAGTCCTCCCCTACCCGAGGATGCGTGTCGTGGTCAATGAAGACGCGGAACCGTTCGCGAGGAAGGGCAAGAGCGTCTTCGCCAAGTTTGTAGTGGATGCCGACCCCAACATAAGGCCCTACGACGAGGTTCTTGTGGTTAACAGAAGGGATGAGCTCCTTGCCACGGGACAGAGCCTGCTGAACGGTGAGGAACTGAATGCGTTCCAGAGCGGGCTCGCCGTCAAAGTGAGGAGGGGCGTCGAGAAGTGA